Proteins from a single region of Chaetodon trifascialis isolate fChaTrf1 chromosome 10, fChaTrf1.hap1, whole genome shotgun sequence:
- the cetp gene encoding cholesteryl ester transfer protein yields the protein MPRDVLRPQLLLLLLSVFGASHACLQDPASAYRFTGAVCRLTYPAAVVLNEKTTKVIEAAFQHARYPSVKGEKSLLFIGRVIYGLENLEIHNLSIGRSDFELHPGEGIGMEISNVSAVFRGTIQYGYGSWLVNVAQSIDFEIESQIDLGINPKLYCGKGKVAADTSDCYLKFHKLRLHLQGDKEPNWLKKLFTDFITFTVKLVIKGQICQEINKVANILADFIQDTAENFLTDGAISVNIGVTAAPVITANYIESYHKGLTNYNNTVAVINDSVFHPSQLTENRMLYFWLSDQVFNPMLAAAHHDGRFHLNITGAELTELFKTNLSSGMPEFIQKCLLESPELRVWSSSVPHLNTSTLGTTVWAKASGELHCGSTQTLFFETDVAVDVTASYADKKLFLQSKSSEISVIQADLPAQNQPQLDETHLEFIREAVDRIGIPYVLSALEIELTRLLDKQGANLFDIFNPEVLPRDGFVMIQMDFGFPHHLLVEFLKKTLQ from the exons ATGCCTCGTGATGTTCTCCGACCGCAGCTACTCCTGCTGCTCCTATCCGTGTTTGGGGCGTCCCATGCCTGCCTGCAGGACCCTGCTTCAGCCTACAGATTCACCGGAGCTGTATGTCGCCTCACCTACCCTGCAGCTGTAGTGT TGAATGAGAAAACCACCAAAGTGATTGAGGCAGCATTCCAACATGCCAGATACCCAAGTGTGAAGGGAGAGAAATCCCTGCTCTTTATAGGCAGAGTCATATatggcctggaaaa TTTGGAGATTCACAACCTCTCTATTGGTCGGAGTGACTTTGAACTGCATCCAGGCGAAGGCATCGGCATGGAAATAAGCAACGTGTCCGCAGTCTTCAGAGGGACCATCCAGTATGGATACGGCAGCTGGCT TGTCAACGTTGCACAGTCAATTGACTTTGAAATTGAGTCGCAGATTGATCTTGGGATCAACCCAAAACTTT aCTGTGGGAAAGGGAAGGTAGCAGCAGACACATCAGACTGTTACCTGAAATTTCACAAGCTCCGTCTGCATCTGCAGGGCGACAAAGA ACCAAACTGGCTGAAAAAGCTCTTCACTGACTTCATCACCTTCACTGTCAAACTGGTCATAAAGGGACAG ATTTGTCAGGAGATCAACAAGGTGGCAAATATACTGGCTGACTTCATACAAgacacagcag aGAATTTCCTCACTGATGGAGCCATCAGCGTGAATATCGGTGTAACTGCTGCTCCTGTCATCACTGCTAACTACATAGAATCTTACCACAAG GGGCTGACCAATTACAACAACACTGTTGCTGTCATCAATGACTCTGTTTTCCACCCAAGTCAGCTAACTGAAAACAGGATGCTCTACTTTTGGTTGTCAG ACCAGGTCTTTAATCCTATGCTTGCTGCTGCTCACCACGATGGCCGTTTCCACCTGAACATCACTGGGGCAGAGCTCACT GAACTTTTCAAGACAAACCTATCCAGTGGCATGCCCGAGTTTATTCAAAAG tgtctgcTGGAGTCTCCCGAGCTAAGAGTGTGGAGTTCATCTGTTCCCCATCTAAACACCTCCACCTTGGGTACAACCGTCTGGGCAAAGGCCTCTGGGGAGCTCCACTGTgggagcacacaaacactcttctTTGAAACG GATGTGGCCGTGGATGTCACAGCTTCTTATGCTGACAAGAAACTTTTCCTGCAGAGTAAATCATCAGA GATCTCTGTAATTCAAGCTGATCTGCCCGCACAAAATCAACCG CAGCTGGATGAGACACATCTGGAGTTCATTAGAGAGGCTGTGGACAGGATAGGCATTCCCTATGTCCTGTCTG CTCTTGAGATTGAGTTAACCAGGCTGCTGGACAAACAGGGAGCGAACTTATTCGACATCTTCAACCCAGAGGTGTTACCTCGAGAT ggctTTGTGATGATTCAGATGGATTTTGGTTTCCCTCA